A genomic region of Anas acuta chromosome 1, bAnaAcu1.1, whole genome shotgun sequence contains the following coding sequences:
- the SOCS2 gene encoding suppressor of cytokine signaling 2, which yields MMRFLESSWKAAFVWSLPGRGGGRGEDARASESKAARTARSCPLPARRGAGGRAGAVSPQGPSSSSSCCCLLPPPPPPPPAAAAAALAAAAARPPARLPVRPSVRLPVRLSACAPHRDAAAPLTPPAAAATRPPRLRGHRQHRQQHRQQRQHRQQQRQQRQQQPRPVPSRRAPAAAAGAGPGPCPLRGAERGGGAPRAPPARRPRRPPMTLRSAEPLESAGGPRERWGRPGAAVAAAPVAEEPREAARLAAAMEELRRAGWYWGSMSVAEAKERLQDAPEGTFLVRDSSHSEYLLTISVKTSAGPTNLRIEYQDGKFRLDSITCVRSRLKQFNSVVHLIEYYVLMCKDRTETPSNGTVHLYLNKPLYTSAPSLQHRCRITINKCTNQIWELPLPTRLKEYLKEYRYQV from the exons ATGATGCGGTTCCTGGAAAGTTCCTGGAAAGCAGCCTTTGTATGGAGCCTGCCcgggcgggggggcggccggggggaggaTGCCCGCGCCTCCGAATCAAAGGCGGCACGGACCGCTCGCTCCTGCCCGCTCCCGGCGAGGaggggggcgggcgggcgggcgggggctgTTTCCCCACAAGgaccatcctcctcctcctcctgctgctgcctcctccctcctcctcctcctcctcctcctgctgctgctgctgctgctctcgcagcagcagccgcccgcccgcccgcccgcctgcccgtccgtccgtccgtccgtctgcCCGTCCGTCTGTCCGCCTGCGCCCCGCACCGCGATGCCGCCGCTCCCTTGACACCGCCGGCGGCCGCAGCGACCCGACCGCCCCGCCTCCGGGGGCACCGGCAGCACCGGCAGCAGCAccggcagcagcggcagcaccggcagcagcagcggcagcagcggcagcagcagccccgtcccgtcccgtcccgccgAGCCCCG gcggcggcggcgggggccgggccggggccaTGCCCCCTGCGCGGCGCTGAGCGCGGCGGCGGAGCCCCCCGGGCGCCCCCGGCCCGGCGCCCCCGGCGCCCCCCCATGACCCTGCGCTCCGCCGAGCCCCTGGAGAGCGCCGGGGGTCCCCGGGAGCGCTGGGGGCGCCCCGGGGCGGCGGTGGCGGCCGCGCCCGTCGCCGAGGAGCCCCGGGAGGCGGCGCGGCTGGCCGCGGCCATGGAGGAGCTGCGGCGCGCAG GATGGTACTGGGGCAGCATGAGCGTTGCTGAAGCCAAGGAGAGGTTACAGGATGCCCCCGAAGGGACTTTTTTGGTTCGGGACAGCTCGCATTCAGAGTACCTGCTGACTATTTCGGTAAAGACATCAGCGGGACCGACCAACCTACGCATCGAGTACCAGGACGGCAAGTTTCGGCTGGACTCCATCACCTGCGTCAGGTCCCGGCTGAAGCAGTTCAACAGCGTGGTGCATCTGATCGAGTACTACGTGCTCATGTGCAAGGACAGAACCGAAACGCCCTCGAACGGGACGGTTCATCTTTACTTGAACAAGCCTCTCTACACGTCGGCTCCATCCCTGCAACACCGCTGCCGGATAACGATAAACAAGTGCACAAACCAGATCTGGGAGCTGCCCTTGCCAACCAGACTAAAAGAGTACTTGAAAGAGTACCGGTACCAGGTATAG